The sequence below is a genomic window from Silene latifolia isolate original U9 population unplaced genomic scaffold, ASM4854445v1 scaffold_20.1, whole genome shotgun sequence.
GTCATCAACATAGATTAGCACATGAACTTCTTTACCAGGTGCGGTGATAGAAAATAGAGAATGATCATACGGGCATTGTTTGAAACCAAACTTTGTAAGAGCGGAAGAAAGTTTATCATACCAGCAACGAGGGGCTTGTTTTAGGCCGTATAATGATTTGCGTAGCCTGCATACCCGCCCGTCTGTGTTTGAAAGAAAACCAGGAGGAGGTTTCATGTATACCTCTTCTTGAAGATCGCCATGGAGAAAGGCATTGTGAACGTCCATTTGGTGTAGTTCCCAATGCCTAGCTGCAGCAATGGCTAAGAGTGTGCGGACTGTGACGACTTTAACTGTGGGGGCAAAAGTTTCGGTGTAATCAACCCCTTCGACTTGTCGATTGCCCATGACCACGAGTCGGGCTTTGTACCGTTCAATTGTGCCGTCggcattgtattttattttgtatacCCATTTCGAGCCGATGGCCTTTTTGTTAGGAGGTAACGTTTCAAGAGTCCAAGTGTGATTGTGCTCGAGTGCCTTCACTTCCCGTTTCATGGCTTCTTGCCATTTAGCATCCTGCATAGCTTCGTAAAAAGAGTTGGGCTCGTGATTTTTGGTCACGGCCGTCAAGAAAACTTGGTGGTTAGTGGAAAAAATGTTACTACTAACGTAATTGTGAATGGGAAATCGAGTACCTGAGGATGTTGATGATGCGTGGAGAGCGTTGGACGAGGGACGAGGCGTTGAAACAATAAAATCTTTAAGATTGGAATTGGGTATTTTGAGGCGATGTCCACGGCCCAGTGTGTTGGTGTCGGGTATAGAGGTGTCAACAGAAGGAGTGGTGGAGGCGGGTTGTGAAGTGGGGTTAGGTTGTGTGGGTTCGGTGGTCGTGTGTGTGGGTGAAGGCGGATCAGTCGAGGGCTGGGGCTCGGTAGCAGCTTCGGCGGCTGGCGTAGTGGGGTTAGGTTGAATAAGGAGGACTTGATCAATGGGGCTTAAATCATCATTAAAAACCGAGGAGGGAGGTGTGTCAGTGTCGTGGAGTGCAATTGTTTGATATGGGAAATTTTCTTCGACAAAAACCACATCGCGAGACTCAAAATACGAACCCGTGTCAAGGTCATAGAGACGCCACCCCTTTTTACCATATGGATACCCAATAAAAAGGCATTTCCGACTTTTAGGTGCAAATTTATGATGAGAGCGATTAATTGTCTTGGCATATGCAAGGCACCCGAAAATGCGCATATTCTCCATGGGTGGGGGTTTATTAAATAAGAGCTCGTATGGGGTTTTACCGTTCAAAAGTTTCGAGGGAGTGCGATTAATTAAATAGACTGCTGTTAAAACACATTCTCCCCAAAAGAAAACAGGAAGGTAAGCTTGAAAAAGGAGAGCGCGAGCTACATTTAAAATATGTCGGTGCTTTCTTTCGACAcgtccattttgttgtggtgtgtCGACATTGGATGTTTGAAAGAGGACCCCGTTTTCATCGAAAAATGATTTAAGACATGAAAATTCTGTGCCATTGTCGGTGCGCAAACACTTAATTTTCTTGTTAAATTGTCGTTCAATCATAGCGAAAAAATTTAATAATTTTTGACGCGCTTCGCTTTTGTGTCGTAAAAGGTAGACCCAAGTTGATCTTGAAAAATCATCAACAATCGTTAAAAAATAACGCGAACCACAAGACCCGTTTTCAGAATATCGACATCAAAGATCACAATGAATGAGATCAAAAATTGAAATAGCATTGTTCGAACTTGAATAAAAAGGTTCACGAGCTTGCTTAGCTCGTAGACAAATATCACAAGTTTTGCTTAAAAAATTAGAACGAGTTTGAGTTTTATTATGATGCAAAATATGAATAAAACGAGTAATGTCGGTAGAAGGGTGCCCCAACCTTCGATGCCATAATTCCGTCAAGTCGACCGTGCCCACCATAAAGACCTTGGGTTTAAAATTTCGGACATCCTTCAAAAAATACAGTCCCTCGCGCTGCTCACCCGCACCAATCACCATCCTCGAGGAACAGTCCTGGATTAAGCATAAATTGCGAGAAAATTGAATAGTTAGCGAGTCATCAAGCAATAAGCTAGAAACAAAAATAAGATGGCATTGTAAATGGGCCGCGTATAAGACATCTTTTAAGATGAGACGGTCAGATAAAATGATGTCGCCACACTTTGTGGCTATGGTACGATCCCCATTGGGGAGTCCGACAGATAAAGGGGCAATGTTTCGAGTATTAGAAAAATGTGACAAACATCCCGACATATGATGGGATGCGCCAGTATCAATAATCCAAGAAGATATAGGAATTTTACCATTGAGGCGGTCATTGTTTGACGATTTATGCGACTATCATAACTGGATGAGTTCGACGCGTTCAGCAGCATTCATATTGTTGAAGTCCAGACCATCAAAATCAGTGGTATTGGAGGAGGATGGTGTACGTTGGGCATTTACCTGAGTCATGTGAGCACGAGCTCCTTGCGTGGTCTGACGGTTGTTGCGCCCACGTGTATCAGGGATTACCACCATCTGACTCGGGTCATTAGGGTCGGGTCCGACTTGTATCCTATCCCGAGGCCTAGTTCCCCACCAATCCGGAAAGTTTCCGGTGACCCGAAAACAAGAATCGAATTGATGCCCGGGTCTCTTACAAGCAATACAGGTAGGTTTAGGTGGTTTCGGGGGGGTCGGTGTTATCTATTCTAATCCCGTGAGTCTGATTCCCGCCCCCGAAATTAATCGACCCCTGTTGAACACGAGCAGCATAAATCATGGGGTCCGAGCGAGGTTCAGGAGTTACTGTTTCTAAAGAATTACGCATCCCGTCTTCTTGAAGAAGACGGCTATAAATCTGGTTTAAATTTGGCAGAGGATCAGTCCCTAGAATATGGGACCGTAGGGTAGCATAGCGAGAGTCGATGCCCATAAGAAAGGAACGTACCCGTTTCTTGTCGCGGTGACGGCCAAGGAGTGTGAGCAGATTGCAGGAGCAGGGATTACAGGAGCATGAGGGAAAGCCATCATTAGCAATTAAATCGTCCCATAGCTTCTTCATCCGCCCATAGTACGCCATTACCGACTCTGTTGGCCCCTGTTTACAAGTGTTAATATCACTTTCTAATTTAAAGATATAAGCGTCGTTTACCATGGTAAATCGGTGTTTGATGTCGGCCCAAAGCAAAGTAGCATTGTCCTGCAAGGATATCGAGGTGCGAAGGTCTGGATCAATGGTGTTGAATATCCAGGCCGACACAAGAGCATTAGCGGAGCGCCATGACTTGAAATCAGGGTCAGTGTCAGCTGGTTTTGAGATCGTCCCGTCGATGTAGTCGAGCTTTCCTTTGGCGAGGAGAGCAAGACGGAAACAACGAGACCAATCATCATAATTTTTCCCATTGAATTCGACTGGAGTTATTTTCACGCCCGGAATAATCGAAAACGATGCCGGAGTTTTTGTGTCAGAAGTTTGTGAATCATTGTTCGTCATTTTGATTGGAAAAGAATGACagagatttcgaaaaaaaatcgaATGGATCAATGGATTGCCTGAGAACCTGATACCATATTAGAATTTGAGAGTTGTTTGAATGTGCAAGGTTTTTATTGATCGTATTGTGTGTTACAAGAGCAAACCACACAGCTATTTATACAAACTACATGCCTAGCTATTTACGGAAAATGATcaatacaatatgcaaaatataATATATACGGAAGGCAAATATTTCGTTACCGAAATATTGCTGTTTTGCTGATCTTGCAGGATAGAGGAGCGTGGGGTGTGTTCATATGAGCAACGACTCTATtaattttccctcacaaatgacccaaatagaggagagagggaagcacatgggggtgcccccaccttgtccccctatccgttttgtgagtgatattatccgtcacttgctccgacccgtcttcaacaAGACTAATTGTAGTTTATTTTGATAAGTTTGTTTAATTTCCTAATTAGTTTAGGTATATAGTTTTGGGTacaatctatatctatctatctatattaataaaggaagcttttttcgagcgattacagagagtccgaGTTTTTCGAAATActtaataattaaaaataatagaataatactTAGTATAGGTATTAGCATGGTGTACGTAGAAGATAGAAAATTGATTTGCCTTTGTATTTGTGTTAACTCCTACTTCTTCCGGACGTGGTTACTGGTCATTTGCTTTTTCGAGCGATTAAGAGAGTCCGAGTTTTTCGAAATActtaataattaaaaataatagAATAGAATAATACTTAGTATAGGTATTAGCATGGTGTACGTAGAAGATAGAAAATTGATTTGCCTTTGTATTTGTGTTAACTCCTACTTCTTCCGGACGTGGTTACTGGTTATTTGCATATTTGACACAAACTCTATAAAATTGTAGAATTCTATTTGGAATTAAACACTTTTTTATGCATATATACACACATAAATATGATACCCATGCACGCGTTTGTGTTAAATGTGGTTTTGGCTACCTATAAACCTATGACTGTTCTTTACAATGCATAATTAATAGTGGCTTTAATttagtgattaatttttgtattatacggagtatatatttgACATAtcaattggattttgtttttcgTAGGTCTCGCTTCGCATGATATGTGGAGATTAATGATCACGGTTTTTATGAATTTGCTCTCCAAAACGGAAAATTGCAAGAGATTTCATGATCATTGGAGGTAACTTtgatttttattttatgtcgagttttattttaaaggtTTATCAACTATTGTACCATATATAATTGTATTTGTATACATGTCTTTTAGCCAAGCATTATttaatttttcttcttttttatgAAACCCACAAAAGAATTTTTGATTCGCAATAATTCTAATTTTGTAAGTATGTCTATAATTATCACTAACTAAAAAATTTTGTCTTCTATTTGACAGATTTAGAAGAGTGCTTGGTTCCTGAATTGCTATGCGTCAATGCTTACAAAATTATAAAAATCTTTCTAGACAAAGAGTAAGTTTTGAGTAAGGCGGTTTTACACAAATATAATGTAAAAAGTATCTAGATATAACCACATTATTGAGTAAAAAAGTACATATAAAAAAGACCTATTTTACAATATAATTTAAGAGGTCGTTCATAGGTTTGTTAGTCTTAATTGATTAAGATTTAAGAGGTCTTAAGTATACTTGGCTTATTCGGTAAATAAGTGGTTGTGATGCCGCTGATGCAAGACTGCGAGACATGGTATCCTTTTGTTTAGGTCTCTATTTCTCTATGCTACTTGGTACACCACGCTCACACATGACAATTCAATATTGTACCTCTAATTCTCTATGCATACAAGATTGTTTTAATTACACAAGTCTACAAATTATACTTTACATATGTAAATTTGTATAAGATAATTATTTAGAGAGATTACAAAGAGTCGAACAATCACAAACAATTTTTCGAATTCTCTCACAAAGTTGAGTTTTCAAAAGCTTTTATGTAAGTTTGTATTTCCTAGCAATATTAGAAAGTTCAAACTGCATTTTTTTGGTGTTAGTATACAACCTACTTATATTCAATGTTCAAAGGAGTAgcacatattgaaaaataatgtgggacaattctactatttatatgtagtatattgaaaaataatgtcccatattgaaaaataatgtgggtgtggtaaatatactacgtttaaataatataattagaattgtgttaaaaaatattctatcattagagtatatgtttctatcatttgcacatattttaattatgataaaaaaatagaaaataaacgtccatggtagcatgtgtaatctatcaaagaggttaccatgagaaatttccaatattattgatggggcatattctgcaccgctgaccaagtcaacatattgaacaaggtcaaagatatccacagcaagtcaacgacttagacagcctagccgatgcagcccatctaCTGTTAGcctggtctcggcgtgacaaccacCGCCaaagggacacatacccgcgtactcatatccaagacccctcggcggtgagtcaacatggcccgccggcctgccataggtccctcggccgaggggtagatcagtctttccacctgctagccacttggccacttgaccactacgtgacaaaaggtgaaagcctataaatactcctcaaccttcattgaggaaaggatcccacaactaaacctaaatacactattcatctggtaatatcttccttatctctctacaatacatatctagccaagtaacacaacttaatcctttaagtttactgacttgagcgtcggagtgagtacgcttggcacaaagccaagccctcagttcgttcattgttgcaggagaggccgagaggaacgataaaggcaagaagggttcaactcaagacattattctacaagccacgggtggtaacgatacttgctctggaattacacccggaacaattataatgatatagttaattaaattttcatttaaaagagagagatatccgtaccaataaaacaataaaggggtattattttttaattgttattttattgtcacacCATCAAATTTAatgtccatttaacagcctttacattaggggtaccatgggcaaaaaaatggaacctcaagggtaccataggcagattcgtaaaagtaggggtaacatagaaaatctgacaaaattaaggggtaccacggaaaatttccgtatctaaactatgttaaattttttttgaagaaaaacaacgtacaaatattaatggagagtacttgatcatattattaaatttaaatataactattagatataatgagtagcaattgtctgtattcggtattcgagatctggttggatgtcgaactaagtgcaaaaaagatggtgtaattctgagtatgttatttgtcccacattgaaaaacaatgcaggtttgatgaatatatattacgtataaatagtagaattgtcccacatcagaaaaaaattcaagtttggtgaatatattacttataaatagtagaattgtcccacatcgaacgATTAGTATAAGgttgggtgattatatgattataaataagagttaacccacgtacatattaatcttttattttttttgaaagagatattttaataatatgtaaacaaatcattagacatagaatgtaaacattaaacccttataacgtgttttttttgcattataaataagttaattaccccgtctcaacgca
It includes:
- the LOC141638303 gene encoding uncharacterized protein LOC141638303, with the translated sequence MTNNDSQTSDTKTPASFSIIPGVKITPVEFNGKNYDDWSRCFRLALLAKGKLDYIDGTISKPADTDPDFKSWRSANALVSAWIFNTIDPDLRTSISLQDNATLLWADIKHRFTMVNDAYIFKLESDINTCKQGPTESVMAYYGRMKKLWDDLIANDGFPSCSCNPCSCNLLTLLGRHRDKKRVRSFLMGIDSRYATLRSHILGTDPLPNLNQIYSRLLQEDGMRNSLETVTPEPRSDPMIYAARVQQGSINFGGGNQTHGIRIDNTDPPETT